The following proteins are co-located in the Bordetella bronchialis genome:
- a CDS encoding MmgE/PrpD family protein: MSKTLSEQLADHFSGFGGKPLPDANRKAMKRLLLDYLGVAVAGSQTGSGEVARRFAQASGGHEESTLIGEGTRVPAMQAAFANAISSHSVELDDIDVLALFHFSPPVFSAALATAERQKADGKALLSALAAGCEMMERVSKAANNSLRNRGYHTTPTCGIFGATIASACLLGLTAEQMVSALGLAGAQSGGLMEMYGPSMQKRFNPGPASRSGVTASLMAQLGFTGAATIFEGERGFLKAFTDANDPGQLVKDLARPYMLDIEFKPYSCARPIHNAIDCALEIRRNHAPDLDRIKAIRMARHPDWALYHQNARPVTYHEAQVSLPYSVAVALTDGQALFPQYNNARLKEPVLKKLSEMVRITVDESLPRGVSCLMTLEMDDGTTYRAQVDYPKGSIQNPMSDDELRAKFDSLATPVLGGARAAQVAEQVADIEACRDVGALMRLLAPGG, encoded by the coding sequence ATGTCCAAGACGCTTTCAGAACAACTCGCCGATCACTTCTCCGGCTTCGGCGGCAAGCCGCTGCCCGATGCCAACCGCAAGGCGATGAAGCGGCTGCTGCTGGACTATCTGGGCGTGGCCGTGGCCGGCAGCCAGACCGGCAGCGGCGAGGTGGCGCGCCGCTTCGCGCAAGCCAGCGGCGGCCATGAAGAGTCCACGCTGATCGGCGAGGGCACCCGTGTGCCGGCCATGCAGGCGGCTTTCGCGAACGCCATTTCCTCGCACAGCGTCGAGTTGGACGATATCGACGTGCTGGCCCTGTTCCACTTCAGTCCGCCGGTGTTCTCCGCCGCGCTGGCCACCGCCGAACGCCAGAAAGCCGACGGCAAGGCGCTGCTTTCCGCACTGGCCGCCGGCTGCGAGATGATGGAGCGCGTCAGCAAGGCGGCCAATAACTCGCTGCGCAATCGCGGCTACCACACCACGCCGACCTGCGGCATCTTCGGCGCGACCATTGCGTCGGCCTGCCTGCTCGGGCTCACGGCCGAGCAGATGGTGTCCGCGCTGGGCCTGGCCGGCGCGCAATCCGGCGGCCTGATGGAGATGTACGGCCCGTCCATGCAGAAGCGCTTCAACCCCGGGCCCGCTTCGCGCAGCGGGGTGACCGCCTCGCTGATGGCGCAGCTGGGATTCACCGGCGCGGCCACCATCTTCGAAGGCGAGCGCGGCTTCCTGAAGGCATTCACCGATGCCAACGACCCCGGCCAACTCGTCAAGGATCTGGCGCGGCCCTACATGCTGGATATCGAATTCAAGCCGTATTCCTGCGCACGGCCCATCCACAACGCCATCGATTGCGCGCTGGAGATCCGCCGCAATCACGCGCCCGACCTGGACCGCATCAAGGCCATCCGCATGGCCCGCCATCCGGACTGGGCGCTGTATCACCAGAACGCCCGGCCCGTCACGTACCACGAGGCCCAGGTCAGCCTGCCGTACTCGGTGGCGGTGGCGCTGACCGACGGCCAGGCCCTGTTCCCGCAGTACAACAACGCGCGGCTGAAAGAGCCCGTGCTGAAAAAGCTGTCGGAGATGGTGCGGATCACCGTCGACGAAAGCCTGCCGCGCGGCGTGTCCTGCCTGATGACGCTGGAGATGGACGACGGCACGACCTATCGCGCCCAGGTGGATTACCCCAAGGGTTCGATCCAGAATCCCATGTCCGACGACGAATTGCGCGCCAAGTTCGACAGCCTGGCGACACCGGTGCTGGGCGGCGCGCGCGCGGCCCAGGTGGCGGAACAGGTGGCGGATATCGAAGCCTGCCGCGACGTCGGGGCGCTGATGCGCCTGCTGGCGCCAGGCGGCTGA